The following proteins are encoded in a genomic region of Triticum dicoccoides isolate Atlit2015 ecotype Zavitan chromosome 1B, WEW_v2.0, whole genome shotgun sequence:
- the LOC119308217 gene encoding non-specific lipid-transfer protein 1-like isoform X1 gives MAPAWIRGARAVAPAVLLVAALLVALAPRGASAALSCSTVYNELMPCLGYVQSGGAVPRACCSGIKTLVSRARATPDRRAACACLKTVAAAAAGGPYLGRAAGLPGRCGVQPPFKIDPNVNCNAYVTPKQKA, from the coding sequence ATGGCTCCTGCCTGGATCAGGGGCGCCCGCGCGGTCGCGCCGGCGGTGCTCCTCGTGGCGGCGCTGCTGGTGGCGCTGGCGCCGCGGGGCGCGAGCGCGGCGCTGTCGTGCTCCACGGTCTACAACGAGCTGATGCCGTGCCTCGGGTACGTGCAGTCGGGCGGGGCGGTGCCGCGGGCGTGCTGCTCGGGGATCAAGACGCTCGTGTCCAGGGCGCGCGCCACGCCCGACCGCCGCGCCGCCTGCGCCTGCCTCAAGACCgtggccgccgccgcggccggcgGGCCCTACCTCGGCCGCGCCGCGGGGTTGCCCGGCAGGTGCGGCGTCCAGCCGCCCTTCAAGATCGACCCCAACGTCAACTGCAACGCGTACGTGACACCAAAACAAAAGGCATAA
- the LOC119308217 gene encoding non-specific lipid-transfer protein 1-like isoform X2 → MAPAWIRGARAVAPAVLLVAALLVALAPRGASAALSCSTVYNELMPCLGYVQSGGAVPRACCSGIKTLVSRARATPDRRAACACLKTVAAAAAGGPYLGRAAGLPGRCGVQPPFKIDPNVNCNAV, encoded by the exons ATGGCTCCTGCCTGGATCAGGGGCGCCCGCGCGGTCGCGCCGGCGGTGCTCCTCGTGGCGGCGCTGCTGGTGGCGCTGGCGCCGCGGGGCGCGAGCGCGGCGCTGTCGTGCTCCACGGTCTACAACGAGCTGATGCCGTGCCTCGGGTACGTGCAGTCGGGCGGGGCGGTGCCGCGGGCGTGCTGCTCGGGGATCAAGACGCTCGTGTCCAGGGCGCGCGCCACGCCCGACCGCCGCGCCGCCTGCGCCTGCCTCAAGACCgtggccgccgccgcggccggcgGGCCCTACCTCGGCCGCGCCGCGGGGTTGCCCGGCAGGTGCGGCGTCCAGCCGCCCTTCAAGATCGACCCCAACGTCAACTGCAACGC GGTATAA